TTCTTCTATTTTATGACTTCGCCACAGTACTTTAACAAGTgctattcttttatttctgaGCTCTTTGACTTCTCTCGCTAAAATCTGTACTGGTTCTTCCTCGTATGTCAAGTCTGGTTGTATTTCAATCGATTCAGCCCGGATAACATGAGAAGGATCTGATCTGTACCTCCTCAACATTGAAACATGGAACACATTATGTATCTTTTCTAGATCAGGTGGTAACGCAAGTCGGTATGCCACTGGACCAACACGTTCTAAAATCTCATAAGGGCCAATAAATCTCGGACTCAGCTTTCCTTTCTTGCCAAATCGCAGTACTTTCTTCCACGGAGATACTTTCAAAAACACTTTGTCACCGACACAAAATTCAATGTCTTTCCTCTTCAAATCCGCATAAGATTTATGTCTGTCTGATGCTTCTTTCAGTCGATTTCGTATCAATCTGACTTTTTCTTCCGTCTCTTGTATAATTTCAGGACCCACTATCTTATTCTCGCTCAGCTCTGTCCAACATAACGGTGTTCGACATTTACGGCCATACAATGCTTCGTACGGAGCCATCTGAATACTAGAATGGTAACTGTTGTTATATGCAAATTCCACCAACGGCAAGTATTTTTCCCAACTACCTTCAAAGATGATGACGCAACTTCTCAACATGTCTTCTAAAATCTGTATTACTCGTTCCGATTGACCATCTGTCTGTGGGTGAAAAGCTGTACTAAGGTGTAGTCGAGAACCCAAAGCTTCTTGAAATTTATTCCAGAATCTCGAAGTGAATCGTGGATCTCTGTCAGATATAATCGAACTAGGTACTCCATGTAATCTCACAATTTCACTAATATAAAGTTCAGCTAACTTCTCTAATGAATAATCAGTTCTTACCGCAAGAAAATGAGCTGATTTGGTCAATCGATCAACAATCACCCAAACTGAATCTTTCTTCCGAGGTGATAAGGGCAATCCTACAACAAAATCCATCGTGATTCGATCCCACTTCCATTCTGGTACAGTGATTGGCTGTAATAAACCTGACGGAACTTGATGTTCAGCTTTGACTTGTTGACATGTTAAGCACCTTGCCACATATTCTGTAATATCTCTCTTCATACCATGCCACCAATAGAATTCCCTCAAGTCACGATACATTTTATTTCCTCCGGGATGCATAGAGTATAAACTGTTGTGCGCTTCTTGGAGTATATCGTTCTTCAACTCTTTATCATCTGGCACATACAATcttcttttgaaatataagTATCCCTCGGGACTTTGATCGAATCCATGTGTCTTCCCTTGAGAGATCTGATCAAACTTAATCTTCACTTTATCATCATTCTTTTGAGAATCTTTAACCCGCTGAATCAGTGTCGATCTCACTCTTAGTTCTGCCACAAGATTTCCATCATCTGATACCTCTAGCCGTGCATTCATCGCTCTCAAAGCTGCAATTGATTTCCTGCTAAGTGCATCTGCCACAACATTGGCCTTCCCTGGATGATAATCAATCACACAATCATAATCTTTAAGTAACTCTACCCATCTTCTCTGCCTCAAATTGAGTTCTTTTTGTGTAAGTAGATACTTAAGACTCTTGTGATCTGTGTAGATATAACATCTTTCACCGTATAAGTAGTGTCTCCAAATCTTCAAGGCAAATACAACGGCTGCCAATTCTAGATCATGTGTGGGATAATTTCTCTCATGTGTTTTCAATTGCCGGGAAGCATAAGCTACTACCTTACCTTCTTGCATCAATACACAACCTAAACCATTATGCGATGCATCACTAAATACAGTGTACTCCTTTCCCGATTCAGGTTGAATTAGTACAGGTGCCTCTGTCAAAATCACCTTTAGTTTATCAAAACTTACCTGACATTCATCGCTCCAGTTAAAGGGCACATTCTTCTGAAGTAAAGTAGTTATTGGCTTTGCTATAATAGAAAAACCCTTCACAAATCTGCGATAATAGCCTGCTAACCCAAGAAAACTACGAACCTCTGAAACATTTTTCGGAGACTTCCATTCCACAACTGCTTCAATCTTCTTCGGGTCCACTCGAATTCCCTCTGCTGATATAATATGACCCAGAAAAGCAACTTCTGTCAGCCAGAACTCACACTTACTAAGCTTTGCATACAACTGTTTATCTCTCAATACTTGCAAGACTGTTCTCAAATGCCGTTCATGATCATCCCTGGTTTTAGAATACACAAGTATGTCATCAATAAACACAATTACAAACTGATCAAGGTATGGTTGAAAAACCCGATTCATCAAATCCATAAAAGCAGCTGGGGCATTCGTCAACCCAAAAGGCATAACTTTGAATTCATAATGGCCATAACGAGTTCTGAAAGCTGTTTTAAATACATCATCATCTTTCACCTTCAACTGGTAATAACCTGATCGCAGATCAATCTTCGAAAATATGCTTGCTCCCTTCAGTTGatcaaataaatcatcaatTCTAGGCAAAGGATATTTGTTTTTAACAGTTACCTTGTTCAACTGTCGATAATCGATACATAATCTCATGgatccatctttctttttcaCAAACAACACTGGCGCTCCCCAAGGTGATACACTCGGCCGTATAAACCCTCGATCAAGTAATTCTTGAAGTTGAGCTTTCAATTCTTTCAATTCTGTCGGAGCCATTCTGTAAGGGGCCATCGATATCGGTGTGGTGCCTGGTGTAACTTCAATAGAAAATTCAACTTCACGTTCTGGTGGCAAACCTGGTAACTCTTCAGGAAACACATCAGGATATTCTGACACTATAGGTATATCAGCTAACTTCGGATGCTCTATTCGTGTATCTAGAACATAGGCTAAATATGCCTCACAACCCTTTCCCACAAGCTTACGAGCTGTAGTAACAGAAATCACATTATCAAGATAGCCTGATCTCTTACCAACCACTATCACCTCATGATCATCTAGTGTATACAACGTTATTCTCTTCTTACAGCAATCAACTAAAGCACGATGAACATACAAGCAATCCAATCCCAAAATAAGGTCAAATTCACGAAATGGTAACTCCATCAAGTTGGCTAAAAAGAGACATCCTTGGACATTTAGAGGACAATTTCTATAAACTCGATTCACTACCACACTCATACCCAGGGGATTTGAAACTAAGATATCATATTTAGTCTTTTCTAAGGGCAAATTATGTTCTTCTATAAGTCTATcacaaatatatgaatgagTAGAACCGGGATCAATCAAAGCAATAACAAGCACATCAAATAATGTAAAGGTACCAAGTATAACATCAGGAGCATCGGTGTCCTCGCGAGTCCTCATAGCATAAGAACGTGAAGGAGCTCTCTGTGCTGGTCTCTGTATGGGCTCAGATGTTGCCCTCTGTCCTCGTGTTGTTCCAAAACCCCTTCCGATTCCACGACCTTGTTGCACCCCTGGCGCGATCTAGTCTCAGAAGCTTCTGGAACATTCTGCCTCCTTGGACAATTTCTGTAGTAATGATCCTTAGATCCACATAAGAAACACGTCCCTAACAGTCTTCGACATTCACCATGGTGAGGTCTTCCACAATGTTGGCACATCGGTACTCTGTCTGATCCTCCAGTACTAGCCATTGAAGTTGCCTGTTGCCTTGGCCTAAACTCTGACATTTGGCTTGGTCTTTGGCCTTGGAATCGACTAGGCGCTGAACCCCTGTTACCTCTAAAGTCTCTGAATCTCTTCCCCGAGAATCGAGAAGCCGAGTGAGATGATTCTGCAGGTCGTTTCTCCTGATTCATAGAGCCTCTCTTCAACTTTCTCAGTAACTTTAAGTTGTTCAAGAGTCCTGGCAGCATGTGATAACTTTGTCAAATCTGATGTCTCCAATCCAACTAGTCCAGCTTGGATAATACTCCTCAGACCTCTTCTAAACTTCCGACACATATCAGCATCTGAATAATTTATCTCTGGTGCATATCGTGAAAGACGTCGGAACTCAATCTCGTACTGTTGAACAGACCTTCTACCTTGAACTAACTGTAGAAATTCTTGTCGTCGGTCTTCTAAGTACTGTTCCCCAACATAGCACTCAcgaaatttattcaaaaagaAATCCCATGTCAACATTTCGGGAAGAGTAGCACGAGCCACACTGGCCCACCACCTGTGAGCCTCTTCTTTCAAAAGTGTCGTTGCACCCTGTAACTTTTCATCTGGTGTACAAGTTATGCAGCCAAATATTCGCTCTAACTGTTCCAACCAGTACTCAGCCTTAGTTGGATTATCATCTAGTCTACCTCTGAAGTCCTCAGCGTGATATTCATGCATTTGTTTAACGATTGAAGATTGACTTGGTGGCACATTCCTAGCAATCTGTTGCATTGCAGCCGCCATAGTGCGTAATATATCATCTTGCCCCGCCATAGGAGCAGCAGCGTCGGCTAAAGGAACCTCCTCAGACTCTGACTCAGAAGAAACCTGTAAAGGACTAGAGGCTTCTTCACCTGACATCTCGATCCTGATTAAAATGGCAGCTGTGTCAAGTCACAGAGATTTCAAACCTATGTGGCATGCTTCTATACATATTAAAGACTCAACTAAAGCCCGAGAATCACCTAACCtgggctctgataccaaacTTGTAACACCCTTTACTCGGTTAGTTCTAACCGAGTAAAGGGTGTTACAAGGGTTATATTTCACATTCCTTTATCTGTCTAAGATAAGACATCTTCTGCACTTTTTGTCTTTAACCGTTCATGAAAAATTCACTGGTCATTACAAACCCTACAAGAAAACAATATGAAGGGCTATTGAATAACATGGACCAAACAAATTCCCATACAATCAGAATGCTCACTGGAAAATCAAAACATGAATATTAACATCTTGAGCATACATTAGATGATGATTAATAACAAAGTGCTAATGTAATAACTTCATAAGCTTATTGAAATCTACCTTTGATTAACTAATATCAGTATTTAAGAAAATCTAAAGAAACTTGAGTGCAAAGTGTTAACTCTTAAGTTGACATGCACACACACCTTAAGTAACATCTgcataacaaataataacaatgCCACATGTTGCAGCAAAACCAAGAAC
The nucleotide sequence above comes from Salvia hispanica cultivar TCC Black 2014 unplaced genomic scaffold, UniMelb_Shisp_WGS_1.0 HiC_scaffold_118, whole genome shotgun sequence. Encoded proteins:
- the LOC125198043 gene encoding uncharacterized protein LOC125198043, yielding MSGEEASSPLQVSSESESEEVPLADAAAPMAGQDDILRTMAAAMQQIARNVPPSQSSIVKQMHEYHAEDFRGRLDDNPTKAEYWLEQLERIFGCITCTPDEKLQGATTLLKEEAHRWWASVARATLPEMLTWDFFLNKFRECYVGEQYLEDRRQEFLQLVQGRRSVQQYEIEFRRLSRYAPEINYSDADMCRKFRRGLRSIIQAGLVGLETSDLTKLSHAARTLEQLKVTEKVEERLYESGETTCRIISLGFSILGEEIQRL